CAGGTGTGATAGCCCCACATCGCGACCACGTCCTGGGCCCAGATCTGCTCATATTCGGCCTCGGCGGCCGCGATCGCCGGGGCGTTCTGGCCCAGCAGGTTGGCAGCCACCAGCGTCGCCAGCACTGTCCGGTTGGCCGCGACCAGCGCTGGGGGAATGGTGGCCGCCAGTGCCGCCTCGAACGCGCTCGCCGCACCCCGGGCCTGGCCGGCCGCCCGCTCAGCTTGACTCGCCGCCGTGCTCAACCACCCCAGGTAGGGGTCGGCGGCGCGCGTCATCGCCACCGATGCCGGACCCTGCCATGCCCCGCCCGCCAGCCCTGCGGTCACCGACGCAAACGAACTCGCCGCGGTATGCAACTCCTCGGCCAACCCATCCCAGGCCGTCGCCGCCGCCAGCATCGGGCCCAGGCCCGCACCGGCAAACATGCGCGCCGAATTCACCTCCGGCGGCAAAACGGCGAAACTCATCGCTACGTTCTTTCTCGGTTGGCCCCTGGTCGGTCGGCCACCACCGCGGCGGGTATCCCCGATGAGCCGTGGTTATAGGTCACCGAGCGATTCCGGTAGCAAAAACTCTATGACAGGTCCGTCAGGATCTGTGCAGTTCCACCAAAACTTCCCGTGGCGGGGCCGAATTATCAAAGATCAGGGTTGCAACCGTTCCAGCCGGCCATGGGTAATGCGGATTCGGTTGTGCAGGCGGTTTTCCCGGCCTTGCCAAAATTCCACGATTTCCGGGGCGATGCGGTAGCCGCCCCATCCTGGCGGCACCGGGATCTGGTCCTGGTCGGCAAAGCGACGGATCACCTCGGCGAGCTGGTCGTCGAGCTGGGCGCGAGAACCGACCGGGCGGGACTGCTGTGATGCCCACGCACCCAGCTGCGCCCCTCGCGGGCGCACGGACCAGTAGGCGAGTGTTTCCTCGGTGCTGACCTTGCTGACTGGGCCTCGGACGTGCGCCTGGCGGCCCAGCTCGTACCAGGGAAAGGTCGCCGACGCGTAGGGTGTGGCGGCGAGCTGCTCGCCCTTGGCCGACGTATAGCTGGTAAAGAACGCGACACCCGACTCGTCCAATATCTTGCAAAGCACCGAACGGCTCACCGGTTTCCCGTCGTCGACAGTGGCCAGCACCATGGCGTTCGGTTCCATCACCCCGGCGCGCTGTGCATCATTCATCCACCGGCGAAGCAACGCCAGCCAGCCGTCGTCGAGCCAGTCGAAGTCCAGGTCGCCGCAGCCATCCTTCTCCGGTCCGTATTCGCCACGCATCCGTGCTAATTGGTCTCCATCGATGTCGACCATCTGGGCGTTATCGTCCATCTGGGCCTCCGGTGCTCGACGGGGGAGAGATTCGTAATCTACCAATCGGCGACCGGCCATCCCCCGGAGTAGCTACCGGGCGAGCGTGGCTGCGGTCGTATCGTAGTGGGGATCAGAGGAGGCACCCATGGATCCTGCAGGTAACCCGGCCACCGGTACGGCGCGGGTCAAGCGCGGCATGGCGGAGATGCTCAAGGGCGGCGTCATCATGGACGTTGTCACCCCGGAGCAGGCCCGCATTGCCGAGGGCGCCGGTGCGGTCGCGGTAATGGCGCTGGAACGAGTGCCCGCCGATATCCGCGCCCAGGGTGGGGTGTCGCGGATGAGCGATCTCGACATGATCGAGGGCATCATCTCCGCGGTCACGGTCCCGGTGATGGCGAAGGTGCGCATCGGCCATTTCGTCGAGGCGCAGATCCTGCAGACACTGGGCGTGGACTACATCGACGAGTCCGAGGTGCTGACTCCCGCCGACTACACCCACCACATCGACAAGTGGAACTTCACCGTGCCGTTCGTGTGTGGGGCGACCAATCTCGGGGAGGCGCTGCGGCGCATCAACGAGGGGGCGGCGATGATCCGGTCGAAGGGCGAGGCAGGTACCGGTGACGTCTCCAACGCGACCACGCACATGCGGGCCATCGGCGGCGAGATCCGCCGGTTGACGTCGATGTCGGCGGACGAGTTGTTCGTCGCGGCAAAGGAATTGCAGGCGCCCTACGAACTCGTCGCCGAGGTGGCTCGGGCGGGCAAGCTGCCGGTCACGCTGTTCACCGCCGGGGGCATCGCCACACCGGCGGACGCGGCGATGATGATGCAGCTGGGCGCCGAGGGCGTCTTCGTGGGTTCCGGCATCTTCAAGTCCGGTGATCCCGCGCAGCGCGCGGCGGCGATCGTCAAGGCCACCACGTTCTACGACGACCCCGATGTGCTGGCCAAGGTGTCGCGCGGGCTCGGCGAGGCGATGGTGGGGATCAACGTGGACGAGATCGCCGTCGGCCACCGGCTCGCCGAGCGCGGCTGGTAAGAACGGCGATGAGGGCTCGCGCGAAGAGCAGACGGTCATAGCGTGTCGATCGAAGAGATCCTTGATCTCGAGCAACTCGAGGTCAACATCTACCGAGGAAGCGTGTTCAGCCCCGAATCGGGTTTCCTGCAGCGCACCTTCGGTGGTCATGTGGCCGGGCAGTCGCTGGTGTCGGCGGTGCGCACCGTCGACCCGCGGTATTCGGTTCACTCGCTGCATGGCTATTTTCTGCGGCCCGGAGATGCCAAGGAGCGCACGGTATTTCTCGTCGAGCGCATCCGGGACGGCGGATCATTCTGCACCAGGCGGGTCGACGCCATCCAGCACGGGGAAACCATCTTCAGCATGGCGGCGTCGTTCCAGAGTGAGCAGGACGGCATCACCCATCAGGACGCCATGCCGGCGGCGCCGCCACCCGACGGCCTGCCGGGGTTGAACTCGATCAGGGTCTTCGACGACGCGGGATTCCGGCAGTTCGAGGAATGGGACATCTGCATCGTGCCCCGCGAGCGCCTGCAGCTTTTGCCCGGCAAGGCTTCCCAGCAGCAGGTGTGGTTTCGGCACCGCGACCCGCTGCCCGACGACCCGGTGCTGCACATCTGCGCGCTCGCCTACATGAGCGATCTCACGCTACTGGGATCGGCGCAGGTCACCCACCTCGATGTGCGGGAGCATCTGCAGGTGGCATCGCTGGACCATGCCATGTGGTTTATGCGAGCCTTCCGTGCCGACGAGTGGTTGCTCTACGACCAATCGTCGCCGTCGGCCAGCGGTGGTCGCGCGCTCACCAAGGGCGAGATATTCAAACAGTCCGGTGAAATGGTCGCGGCGGTCATGCAGGAGGGGCTGACCCGCTATCGGCGCGGGTACCAGTCGGCTGGGCAGTGAGCGGGCTGTGACCTTTCCGAGGGTCGGGGTACTGGCGCTGCAGGGCGACACCCGGGAGCACCTGGCGGCGCTGCGCGAATCCGGGGCGGAGCCGATGACGGTGCGGCGCCGCGACGAACTTGACGCGGTGGACGCGCTGGTCATTCCGGGTGGGGAATCCACCACCATGAGCCACCTGCTGCTCGACTTTGGCCTGCTGGAACCGCTGCGGGCGCGGCTGGCCGACGGGCTGCCGGCCTACGGTTCGTGCGCCGGCATGATTCTGCTGGCCAGCGAGATCCTGGACGCCGGTGCCAACGGCCGTGCGGCGCTGCCGCTGCGGGCGATGGATATGACGGTGCGGCGCAACGCTTTTGGACGTCAGGTCGACTCGTTTGAGGGCGATATCGCGTTTGTGGGTCTGGACGATCCGGTGCGCGCAGTGTTCATCCGGGCGCCCTGGGTGGAACGGGTCGGCGACGAGGTGCAGGTGCTGGCCCGGGCCGCGGGACACGTCGTGGCGGTGCGACAGGGCGCCGTGCTCGCGACGGCCTTTCACCCGGAGATGACCGGCGATCGCCGGATTCATCAGTTGTTCGTCGACATCGTCAACGGGAATGCGTGACACCTGGCCGTCACGCTGGCGTGACGCTCGGCGCGACGAGGCGTCCACGTAGACTCGTCTGGCGAACTTGTCGAGCACCAGAAGGCAAAAGAAAAGGTAAAACACTGCGATGAGCGGCCATTCCAAGTGGGCCACCACCAAGCACAAGAAGGCCGTCGTCGACGCCCGCCGCGGCAAGATGTTCGCCCGGCTGATCAAGAACATCGAGGTGGCGGCCCGTGTCGGCGGCGGTGATCCGGCCGGCAACCCTACGCTCTACGACGCGATTCAGAAGGCGAAGAAGAGTTCGGTTCCCAATGAGAACATCGAGCGAGCCCGCAAGCGCGGCGCGGGCGAGGAAGCCGGTGGCGCTGACTGGCAGACCATCATGTACGAGGGATACGCGCCCAACGGCGTGGCCGTGCTGATCGAGTGTCTGACCGACAACCGCAACCGCGCTGCCAGCGAGGTGCGAGTGGCTATGACGCGCAATGGCGGCACCATGGCCGACCCGGGCTCGGTGTCCTACCTGTTCACCCGCAAGGGTGTGGTGACCCTGGAAAAGAACGGCCGGAGCGAAGACGATGTGCTGACGGCCGTCCTGGACGCCGGCGCCGAGGACGTCAACGACCTGGGCGACAGTTTCGAGGTCATCTCCGAGCCTGCTGAACTGGTCGGGGTCCGCACCGCTCTGCAGGACGCGGGCATCGACTACGAATCGGCCGAGGCCAGCTTTCAGCCCTCGGTGAGCGTGCCCGTCGACCTGGACGGCGCACGAAAAGTGTTCAAGCTCGTCGACGCGCTGGAGGACAGTGACGACGTGCAGAACGTGTGGACCAACGTCGAGGTGTCCGACGAAGTGCTGGCGGCGCTCGACGAGGAGTGAGGTTTGGGTGCGGTGCTCTGGGTCGGAGAGCCGTTCTAGTCCCACCCGTGGCGCATGTCCTCGACAATGCGCGGATGCTCCAGCGTCGAGGGCACCAGCGTGCGGGGTGCGATGTCGCCGGAGAACACCGTGGCGGCGTCCAGTACTTGCTGGTCGAGGAACCGTAGTGGCGGTGCGTCACCCGGAAGAGCAGCCGGGGGCGCGGTGTCGCCGCGGCTCGCCAGGGCGAATCCCCAGTCGCCGAAGGTGGGCACATGCACGTGGTAGGGGGTGACGGCGTAGCCGGCGGATTGAATCGTCGAGATCGTGCGCCAGAACGCGGTCGGGGTGGAATACGGGCTGCCCGCCTGCGCCACCAGGAGCCCCCCAGGAGCAAGCGCACGAGACGCCAGCGCGTAGAACTCGGTGGAATACAGCCGGCCCAACGCGGGGGTGTCGGGATCGGGCAGGTCGACGATGACGGCGTCGAAGCGGCCGACCCCGGTGCCGCGCAGCCAGCTCATCGCATCGTCGATCACCACGTGCACGCGCGGGTCATCCAGCGACCCGCCGTTGGCCTCGCGCATGGTGGTGCGGGCCAGCTCGATCACCGCCGGGTCGAGTTCGACCTGCACGATCTGTTGCACACCGGGCTGCCGTAGCAGCTCGTGGGCCGCCAGGCCGTCGCCGCCGCCGAGCACCAGCACCGAGCGGGCGCCGTCCCGCAACGCGGGGTAGACCAGGCTTTCGGTGTAGCGGTACTCGTCGCGGGTGGAGAACTGCAGACCCCCGTCCAGGTACAGGCGCAGGTCCTCGCCGCGGCGGGTGACGACGATCTCTTGGTAGGTGCTGTGCCGGTAGGCGATGATCGGGTCGGCGTAGAGCTGTTGGCGGCTGGTGGTTTCGATGTCGTGCGCACGCACCAGCAGGGTGATCAGCAGCCCGAGCGCGGTAGAAAGCGCGCACAGGGCGGTGACCAGCTGCCGGGTGGACACGATGCGTCGTAGCAAGAAGATGGACACGATGGCCGCGGCTACCAGGTTGACCATGCCGGTGGCCGCCGCGCCGCGGATCATTCCCAGCTGCGGCAGCAGGACGAACGGCCAGACCAGCCCGCCGACCAACGCGCCGAGGTAGTCGGCGGCGTTGAGGTTGGCCAGGGTGCGGCCCGCGTCGGCGGCGCCCGCCACCCGGCCCCGCTGCAAGAGCGTCATCAGCAGCGGAACCTCGGCGCCGACCAACCCGCCGATCAAAGCCGTCCCCACGGCCAACACCAACGTCGACCCGTCGATGAAGGCAAACGCCACATACAGCGCCGCCGCGGACAACCCGCCGATGATGCCCAGCAGCGCCTCGACGGCGATGAACGCGACCGCCGCGTGCGCCAGCAGCGGCTTGACCAGCAAGGCGCCCAAGCCCAGTGCGGCAATGTAACCCGCGACGATCAGGGACGTTGCGACGATCCCGCCGCCGTTGAGGCTGGTCGACAGCGTCAGCAGCGCGAGCTCGTAAATGAGACCGCATGCCGCGCAGGCCGCGACGGCGGCCAGCAGCAGCGCCCGCCAGCGCCCGGACGACTCCGTGGCGCGGGCCAGCGCCGGTGCGTGATCCGTGGCTGTCATGACAACGCGGCGGCAATCACCCCTGCTACGGCCAGCAGCATTACCGCCGTGGCGAACGCCGCCGGATGCAGCGCCGGCGCGTCGATGTGCTCACGGAACCGACCCGGCACCGCAATTTCCAGGATCACCAACGCCACCCCCTGCAGTGCGACGCCGACGAGCCCGTACACCGCCACGCCGATCAGCCCCTGTGCCAACTGGTTGGAGCTGGCGTAGATGGCGGCGATGATGACGATGGCCAGCGCCACATACATCGCCGAGGCCAGCACGACGGCGTTGGGGCGCCGGTCGATGAACACCAGGCGACGCAGATCGCCCGGGGTCAACAGGTTGACCATCACGAAGCCCGCGACCAGCACGGCGGCGCCGACCAAGAAGTACAACACGGTGGCCACCACTCCGTGCAGGATCGGCGTAAGGCTGACGGTCCCGAAATCGACTCCGGCCTGGTACCTGGCCTGGTGCATGACTGTCTCCTTTGCGTTCCGGCCTTACTTGCTTCCGCCCGGGCCGCCGGGGCTGCCCCCCGAACCGCCCGACGGCGACCCGGGGGTAAACCCGGGGCCGAGGAAGATATACGCGCCGTGGTTGTATCCCGCGCTCAAGTGTTCGACGCGGATAACGCACGGATAGGTGCCGTCCGGGCCGACGGACACGATGTTGTTGCGGTAGCGCAGGTACTCGGTGTCGCCGTAGGACGCGCGCGCCGCGGGGGCCCGGTACTTGGCGAGCGTGTCGGCCACCTGTTTTGGCGATCCGGTGCACAGATAACGCGTTCCGTTCACATCGCGGGATTCCTCGCGATAGTGCGACGCGATGTAGGAGCCGACATCCCTGTTAAGCAACGTAATTCCGGAAATCAGGGACACCGTGGCGGCGACCGCAAGCACGGCGGCAACCCCGAACAGCCGGTTGCGGCTCATGGCCGCCACCGGCTCGCCGTATGGACCACCGTCCCGCCGGATGCACTCGGGTACAGGTGCCACGTCCGCCAACGCCAGCCGGTCAAATAGGGTTCGGCGGCCAGCGCGGTCAACGCGGCGTCGTCACCGGGAAACACGCCGCCGAGCCACCCGGTTTCCAGAGCACAGCGTTCGCGAAGGTCGCGCGCGAGCCGGCGAAACGTCACCTCGTCGTGGGTGTGGGTGCGGGATTGCAGGTCATAGCCGGGTGCTTCGGTGCGCTCGGGCAGTTCGCCCCCGTGGCTGCGAGCGGTGCAGGACACCTGTTCGGAGAAGCCGCCGGTGGGATGCTCGACCGTGACGACGTGTGATGCGCTCAGAACGCCGAGCTGCAAGAGGCCACCAACCGGGTGGGCCAGTCGACAGGTGGCCAGTGGCCGCGGCGCGGGCACGTTGAGCGCCAGACCAAGCCGTTCCCCTGATACGTCGGCCGGGGTTACGGCGAGCTGATGAAGCGGCACCGATCTGGTCCTCTGGGTCCTACGCCGAGGCGGGGGGCGCGGGGTAGACGGTGAGCTCGCCGGGCAGCACGGGCTTGCCGGTGGCCACCTCCCAGGGCATGTTCGGCGCCCAGCGCTCGAACGACAGCAGCGCGGACTCGTCGGCGTTGGTGCAGTCGACGTAGTCCATGTCGCCGCCCGCCGGCAGGCCCGTGGTGCCTTCGGTGGTGTACCCGGCCCGACCACGCTCGGTCTGCCGATACGTCACCTCGTCGACCACGTGCTGGCCACCGGGCTGCAAGTCAAGATCGGCGCGTTTCGCCCACATCGCAAGTTCAAGGCGCCCGTCGTCCTCTTCCACGCTGAACCAGACCGGCTGGTCGCCGCCTTCCAACAGATGCTCCCACCACACGAAGGGACCCTCGCGAAAGGTGACCGATCCGCGTACCACGTAGTCGATGCCGCCGTAGCTGACAACCGCACCGGGGCCGAGCTGGCGCGGCCCGAACTGCGGCATGGCGTTGAAGGCGAGCGGATCCCGGCGACCACCCGGCTCGGGTGCTGTCTTGGGCCGCCGGAGGGCGACGACGAGAACGATGATGGCGGCGATGAACAGCGCCACCGCGAGCACAACCAGCAGACTTCCCACACGCACCCTCTCGTACCGCCTACTGCGCCGCGGTTGGTCGATCGGCGGAATATCGATGGTGCGGTTAAGGTAACAGCTTTGATTGCTCCTGGTGTCACAACGGTCCCGCGGTGCCAGCGGATTATCCGAGGTGGCGGTGCCACCCGCAGGTCCGGCGGGCCGGACGGGCGGTCTGCGATCTGGGGTAGCTGGCCCCGTCGCCGCCTGTCGTGCCGGCCGATGTCACAACCACCTGAGGTGGTGCTCGGCGAGGTGATCGATCAAACCGCGCGTGTCCTGCGCGGCGATGTCGGTGGGATCCGCTACCGTATCGAACGGTTGTTCGGAAACGCCTGAGGGAGCATGCGGTGCGGGTGATGGGTGTCGATCCCGGGTTGACCCGATGCGGGCTGTCGCTTATCGAGAGCGGGCGCGGTCGGCAGCTCACCGCGCTGGACGTCGATGTGGTGCGCACCCCGTCGGACGCGGCCCTGTCGGAGCGACTGCTGGCCATTAGCGATGCCGTCGAGCATTGGCTGGACACCCACCATCCCGACGTGGTGGCCATCGAGCGGGTGTTCTCCCAGCTGAACGTCACGACGGTGATGGGCACCGCCCAGGCCGGCGGCGTCATCGCCCTGGCGGCGGCCAGGCGCGGTGTCGATGTGCACTTTCATACCCCCAGCGAGGTCAAGGCAGCGGTTACCGGCAACGGTGCCGCGGACAAGGGGCAGGTCACTGCGATGGTTACCAGAATCCTTGCGCTGCAAGCCAAACCGACGCCGGCCGACGCGGCCGACGCGCTGGCCCTGGCGATCTGCCACTGCTGGCGGGCGCCGATGATCGCCCGGATGGCCAAAGCCGAAGCGCTGGCCGCGCAGCAGCGCCGCAACTATGCGGCCAAGCTGAAGGCCGCCCGATGATCGCCTCGGTCCGCGGCGAGGTCCTCGAGGTGGCGCTCGATCACGTGGTGGTCGAGGCGGCGGGTGTCGGCTATCGGGTGAATGCGACGCCGTCGACGCTGGCGACGCTGCGCCACGGCACCGAGGCCCGGCTGACCACCGCGATGATTGTCCGCGAGGATTCGATGACGCTGTATGGCTTCTGCGACGGGGAAACCCGTGACCTGTTCCTGACGCTGCTGTCGGTCTCCGGCGTCGGGCCGCGGCTGGCGATGGCGACGCTGGCCGTGCACGACGCTGCGGCGCTGCGGCAGGCGCTGGCCGACGGCGACGTCGGGGCACTGACCCGGGTGCCCGGCATCGGGAAACGCGGCGCCGAACGGATGGTGCTGGAGTTGCGCGACAAGGTCGGCCCAGCCGGCGCAGCCGCCGGAGCACCCGCGGTCAATGGCCACGCGGTGCGCAGTCCCGTGGTGGAGGCGCTGGTCGGCCTCGGTTTTGCGGCCAAACAGGCCGAGGAAGCCACCGACAAGGTACTGGCCGGGAGCCACGATGCGACAACGTCGGGCGCCCTGCGGGCCGCTTTGTCGCTGCTGGGGAAGGCCCGATGACTGACGAGCCGGCGGAGCGCGACGTCTCGCCCGCGCTCACCGTCGGCGAAGGCGACATCGACGTCAGCCTGCGGCCCCGCTCGTTGCGTGAGTTCATCGGCCAGCCCCGGGTGCGCGAACAGCTGCAGCTGGTCATCGAGGGAGCCAAAAACCGCGGCAGCACGCCGGATCACATTCTGCTGTCCGGGCCACCGGGCCTGGGCAAGACGTCGCTGGCGATGATCATCGCCGCCGAGCTCGGGTCGTCGTTGCGGGTGACGTCGGGGCCCGCGCTGGAACGCGCGGGCGACCTGGCCGCGATGCTGTCCAACCTGGTCGAACACGACGTGCTGTTCATCGACGAGATCCATCGCATCGCGCGACCAGCCGAGGAGATGCTCTACCTGGCCATGGAGGACTTCCGGGTGGACGTGGTCGTCGGCAAGGGCCCTGGGGCGACGTCGATTCCGCTGGACGTCGCGCCCTTTACCCTGGTCGGGGCGACCACCCGGTCCGGCGCGCTGACCGGCCCGCTGCGCGACCGGTTCGGCTTCACCGCGCACATGGATTTCTACGAACCCGCCGAGCTGGAGCGGGTGCTGGCCCGTTCCGCCGGCATTCTCGGCATCGAGCTGGGCGGCGAAGCCGGCGCCGAGATTGCCCGACGCTCGCGGGGGACGCCGCGGATCGCCAACCGGTTGCTGCGCCGGGTTCGTGACTTCGCCGAGGTGCGTGCCGACGGCGTCATCACCCGTGACGTCGCCAAGTCCGCGCTGGAGGTCTACGACGTCGACGAACTCGGTCTGGACCGGCTGGACCGGGCGGTGCTGTCGGCGCTGACCCGCAGCTTCGGTGGCGGGCCGGTCGGGGTTTCGACGCTGGCGGTGGCGGTGGGGGAGGAGGCCGCCACCGTGGAGGAGGTGTGCGAGCCGTTCCTGGTGCGTGCCGGTATGGTGGCCCGCACCCCGCGCGGCCGGGTGGCCACCGCGCAGGCCTGGACGCACCTGGGCTTGACTCCACCGGTCGGGGTCAGCCAACCGGGGCTGTTCGAGTAGTGGCCGGCGGCCTTACCAAACACCCATCCGGCTAGGGCGATCCGTTCGTCCCGTTGGCGCCGGCCAAAATGCCGCCGCTGCCGCCGGTGCCGCCAACTCCACCGTTGACGCCGTTGCCGCCGTTGCCGCCGAAACCGAACAATGCCGGGACGAAGGAGCCGTCGTTAACTAACCCGATGTTGCCGCCGTCGCCGCCGTCGGCAGCCAAGACGCCGACGCCACCGTTGCCGCCATTGCCGCCGTACCCGATGCTGATGAGGCCGCCAGCGTCGCCGCCGGCGCCGCCCTTGCCGCCCGCTCCAGCGACACTGTCGCCGCCAACACCGCCGGCGCCGCCGATGCTCGGGCCGACGAGCGCGGCACCTTGACCGCCCGCACCGCCCGCGCCGCCGGTGGTGAGGCCGAAGCCGCCGACACCGCCGAGACCGCCGGCGCCCAGGCCGACCAGCACGGCACCTTGACCGCCCGCACCGCCCACGCCGCCGGTGTTGCCGACGCCGCCCAGGCCGCCGAAACCGCCGACGCCCAGACCGACGAGCGCGGCGCCGATGCCGCCCTGGCCACCCGCACCGCCTTCGCCGCTGTCGCTGCCACCACCAATGCCGCCGGCTCCCGCCTGGCCGAGGCCGAACACGCCGGCGCCTTCACCGCCGGCGCCACCGGCACCGCCCACGCCGGCGGCACCCGTCGCGGCGCCACCGGCGCCACCGCCCCCACCGAGGCCGAAGAGGTAACCGCCGCCGGCGCCGCCGGCGCCGCCGGCGCCACCGGCATCGACGCCCAGTCCGCCGACGCCCCCCGCGCCGCCCACGCCAGCGAACAGGCCGTTTCCGACGCCGCCGGCGCCCCCGGCGCCGCCGGTCGTGCCCGACCCGCCGGCCCCGCCGGCACCCGCGAGTCCGAATGCGCCGCTGGCGCCGCCGGCCCCGCCGTCCCCGCCGGTTGAACCGGGACCGGGAGCGTTACCTCCAGCGCCGCCGTTGCCGCCCCAGCCGAACAATGGGGCATTTCCGCCAGCCCCACCAGCACCACCCGGACCAGCGAGCACTGAACCACCGGCGCCGCCGGCCCCGCCGCTGCCGACCAGCCACCCCCCGGTGCCGCCGGCACCGCCGGCCCCACCCATAAAGCCGTTCCCGCCGGCCCCGCCGTTGCCGACCAAACCCGCGGATCCACCACTTCCGCCGTTCTCGCTGGCGACCCCGCTGGTGAAGCTAAAGCCGTTGCCGCCGTTGCCATACAAAATCCCACCGGCGCCGCCGTTGGGACTTGCCGCGGTCCCGTTCGCGCCGTTGCCGATCAGCGGACGCCCGAACAACGCCTGAGTGGGCGCGTTCACCACACCCAAAATGCCGCTCTCCAACGCTTGGGCAGCGTTGGCCGCCTCCGCACCCGCATACGCCCCACCGGCAGCGGTCAACGCTTGCACAAAACTCTGATGAAACTGCGCGGCCTGAGCGCTCAGCGCCTGATACTGCCCGGCGTAGGCACTGAACAGCGACGTAATGGCCACCGACACCTCATCGGCACCGGCCGCCAGCATCCCGGTTGTTGAGGTTGCCGCGGCCGCGTTTGCCGTGCCGAGCGACGTACCGATGCTCGCCACCTGCTGCGCCGCCGTCGCCAGCATCTCCGGAGTTGCGATAAGGAACGACATCAGAACCCTCCGTAAAAGTGATTTGGCACACATTACCCGCGTACCAGCGACGGATGAGCAATATCGGCGGATCCGATCTGTACGCAGTGACCTGGGTTACATTGCCGCGCTCTTCGGGTACTCAGTCGATGCCGGTGTATCCGGTGTCTACCGAGGAGATGTTTGTTATGAAGAGCGCGGAAAGCGACCGTCCCAGCAGGTTGTGGATGCCACGCTCCCGCGGCGCGGTGAGCGGATTGCTGCTCATCATCCTGGGCGCCTGGGGTGCGCTGATACCGTTCGTCGGTCCCTACTTCAATTTCGCCTATACGCCCGGTCAGCAATGGGTGTGGACCGCGGTTCGGGGCTGGCTTGAAGTGTTGCCCGGAATCGCCACTGTGGCAGGCGGTCTGCTGCTGATCGGTTCCAGAAATCGCGTCAACGCGATGTTTGGCGGTTGGCTGGCGGTGCTCGCCGGTGCCTGGTTCGTGGTCGGCGGCTCGTTCGCCCCCGTGCTGCGCATCGGAACTGTCGGCGATCCGGTTGCGGCAACGGACTTCAAACGAGCCCTGCTCGAGGTGTCGTACTTCTCGGGCCTGGGTGTGCTGATCGTGTTCCTGGGCGGGGCTGTGTTGGCCCGCCTGGTGGCTCGGTTGGCGCGTGATGTCCAACCCGCGGAATCGGTAGCGCCCGCAGAGCCCGCCGAATCGATACCGGTCAGGCATGCGGCACCGGAACCGTCAGCGGACGCGGAAACCGAAGCGCAGCCGGAGCCGGAGGCGCAGCCAGAACCGCAGGCGCAGCCAGAACCGCAGGCGCAGCCGGAACCAGAGGCGCCGGCAGAACGGGTGGCGCCCGCGGAAGCGGCGTCGGGCACCTCGCTACGGCACCGGCTGGGCGGCCTGTTCCGCCGCCAGCGTGCCGGCGCGTCGGCCGGTCACCGCGACACGGCATAGCTATTCGGGCGCACCGGGCCTGCTTTGCCGATGGTCCGGTGTCAGAGCAGCCCGAGTAGTCGCAGGTCGCTGACGTACTTGGCGATGATCGGCGCGCAGATGTGCGGAATGTCTTTATCGGGGCCGATCTTCGCTTCCTGGACGGCGGCTCGGAACCGGTCGGTGGGCGCCGTCGATCCGCACACCGGCTGGTCGGGCTGCCGGTAGTTGTGCAATAGCGG
The nucleotide sequence above comes from Mycobacterium decipiens. Encoded proteins:
- the pdxH gene encoding pyridoxamine 5'-phosphate oxidase, producing MDDNAQMVDIDGDQLARMRGEYGPEKDGCGDLDFDWLDDGWLALLRRWMNDAQRAGVMEPNAMVLATVDDGKPVSRSVLCKILDESGVAFFTSYTSAKGEQLAATPYASATFPWYELGRQAHVRGPVSKVSTEETLAYWSVRPRGAQLGAWASQQSRPVGSRAQLDDQLAEVIRRFADQDQIPVPPGWGGYRIAPEIVEFWQGRENRLHNRIRITHGRLERLQP
- the pdxS gene encoding pyridoxal 5'-phosphate synthase lyase subunit PdxS; translation: MDPAGNPATGTARVKRGMAEMLKGGVIMDVVTPEQARIAEGAGAVAVMALERVPADIRAQGGVSRMSDLDMIEGIISAVTVPVMAKVRIGHFVEAQILQTLGVDYIDESEVLTPADYTHHIDKWNFTVPFVCGATNLGEALRRINEGAAMIRSKGEAGTGDVSNATTHMRAIGGEIRRLTSMSADELFVAAKELQAPYELVAEVARAGKLPVTLFTAGGIATPADAAMMMQLGAEGVFVGSGIFKSGDPAQRAAAIVKATTFYDDPDVLAKVSRGLGEAMVGINVDEIAVGHRLAERGW
- the tesB gene encoding acyl-CoA thioesterase II — translated: MSIEEILDLEQLEVNIYRGSVFSPESGFLQRTFGGHVAGQSLVSAVRTVDPRYSVHSLHGYFLRPGDAKERTVFLVERIRDGGSFCTRRVDAIQHGETIFSMAASFQSEQDGITHQDAMPAAPPPDGLPGLNSIRVFDDAGFRQFEEWDICIVPRERLQLLPGKASQQQVWFRHRDPLPDDPVLHICALAYMSDLTLLGSAQVTHLDVREHLQVASLDHAMWFMRAFRADEWLLYDQSSPSASGGRALTKGEIFKQSGEMVAAVMQEGLTRYRRGYQSAGQ
- the pdxT gene encoding pyridoxal 5'-phosphate synthase glutaminase subunit PdxT; the protein is MTFPRVGVLALQGDTREHLAALRESGAEPMTVRRRDELDAVDALVIPGGESTTMSHLLLDFGLLEPLRARLADGLPAYGSCAGMILLASEILDAGANGRAALPLRAMDMTVRRNAFGRQVDSFEGDIAFVGLDDPVRAVFIRAPWVERVGDEVQVLARAAGHVVAVRQGAVLATAFHPEMTGDRRIHQLFVDIVNGNA
- a CDS encoding YebC/PmpR family DNA-binding transcriptional regulator — encoded protein: MSGHSKWATTKHKKAVVDARRGKMFARLIKNIEVAARVGGGDPAGNPTLYDAIQKAKKSSVPNENIERARKRGAGEEAGGADWQTIMYEGYAPNGVAVLIECLTDNRNRAASEVRVAMTRNGGTMADPGSVSYLFTRKGVVTLEKNGRSEDDVLTAVLDAGAEDVNDLGDSFEVISEPAELVGVRTALQDAGIDYESAEASFQPSVSVPVDLDGARKVFKLVDALEDSDDVQNVWTNVEVSDEVLAALDEE
- a CDS encoding polyamine aminopropyltransferase, whose translation is MTATDHAPALARATESSGRWRALLLAAVAACAACGLIYELALLTLSTSLNGGGIVATSLIVAGYIAALGLGALLVKPLLAHAAVAFIAVEALLGIIGGLSAAALYVAFAFIDGSTLVLAVGTALIGGLVGAEVPLLMTLLQRGRVAGAADAGRTLANLNAADYLGALVGGLVWPFVLLPQLGMIRGAAATGMVNLVAAAIVSIFLLRRIVSTRQLVTALCALSTALGLLITLLVRAHDIETTSRQQLYADPIIAYRHSTYQEIVVTRRGEDLRLYLDGGLQFSTRDEYRYTESLVYPALRDGARSVLVLGGGDGLAAHELLRQPGVQQIVQVELDPAVIELARTTMREANGGSLDDPRVHVVIDDAMSWLRGTGVGRFDAVIVDLPDPDTPALGRLYSTEFYALASRALAPGGLLVAQAGSPYSTPTAFWRTISTIQSAGYAVTPYHVHVPTFGDWGFALASRGDTAPPAALPGDAPPLRFLDQQVLDAATVFSGDIAPRTLVPSTLEHPRIVEDMRHGWD
- a CDS encoding DUF350 domain-containing protein; its protein translation is MHQARYQAGVDFGTVSLTPILHGVVATVLYFLVGAAVLVAGFVMVNLLTPGDLRRLVFIDRRPNAVVLASAMYVALAIVIIAAIYASSNQLAQGLIGVAVYGLVGVALQGVALVILEIAVPGRFREHIDAPALHPAAFATAVMLLAVAGVIAAALS